Genomic window (Nitrososphaera sp.):
GACGGGGCCCAATGGATCGGGGAAGAGCAACATCCTTGATGCAATCATGTTCGCGATTGGTGAAAACAGCCCCAAGGCCATGCGTGTGGACAGGTTTCAATCCCTCTTTCATGACAGCCAGAACAGCAACCATAAACTGGTCAGAGTCAACCTTACATTCGACAACTCTGACAGAGGCATCCCAATAGACGCTGATTCAGTCACACTTGCCCGGCAGATGGAGGGGCAGAACGGAGAGAGCCAATACATCCTAAATGGCAAGACTGTTTCAAAGGGCGCCATCATGGATCTGCTAGAGATTGTCCTTGCAGACCCCAATAAACTCAATATTGTCCAGCAAGGCATGATTACGCGAATATCTGAGCTTAACTCTGAAGACAGAAGGAAGATTATAGAAGACATTGTCGGACTGTCGTATTTTGACGAAAAAAAGGCGGAGGCAATGAAGCAGCTTGACGAGGCCGACAGGAGACTCGAGGTTGCCTTCGCCCGGATGGGAGAAATCCGAAAGAGAATTGACGAACTTGAAGTTGAGCGGAACAACCAACTGCGCTACGAATACCTCAACTCGGAGATAAGCAGGCTCAAAGCCGTTGACATCTCGAACCGCATAAGGCAGATAAAACAAAAGCTCGCGACTGGAAGAGCTGCTCTTCAGTCCAATATGCAAAAGTCTGACGAGCTTTCAAAACAGCTAGAACAGCTCAGGATTCAGATTGAGTCACTCACGAAGGAAAAGACTGAATTTATGCGCCAAGTCGACGCATCAAGCAGGGCAAAGGCCGCGGTCGCATCTAAAATCAGCCAGTTGGTGCACGAGGAGGAAAGGACGCGCGCCACAATCGCTGAAAACGAGAGAAGGATCTCCGACAGCGAGAGGAGGATTTCAATCATTTCACAACGGAAAGCATCACTGGAACAGAACACGTTGGCAGGTCAAGGAGAACTTGACAAACTGGAAATCGCTGTTGAGAACCAGCGTCGGACTCTTGAATCGCTCAACGGCAGCTTGGCAGGGATTAACCAGGCTATGGAGGAAATCTCTGCAAAAACATCGGCGCAGCTCCGAGAAAGGCAGAAAGTTGAAAAAAGGCTCTCTCGCCTCACTTCGCTTCGAAGTGCCCTGGAGCTTGACGCCGCCCGTATTGAAGAGAAGTTGAAAACTATTGGCTTCAAGCGTCTCTCAAGCGACAACGCTCTCAAGACCCTTGTAGCCGAGGCGGAGGCAGCCAAGGACAGGATATCTAGGCTGAGTACATCGACAGAAACTGACGCGCAAAAGCTGGAGCAGATTCTTGCAAAGATTGAAGAGCTTGCCGCTGCAAAAGCCAGCCTGCAAGCCGAGCTTGATGCCGCCGCCCCACTGATGGCAAGAGCCAGCAGTCTAGCAACAAAAATCGAAGAGCGAGTGAGCGTCGCAAAAAAAACGGTGAACGAGGACGTTGCAATTGCGGAGCTGACCAGGAACAAGGACGAGCATGGCATAATTGGAATCATGCACGACTTGCTGAGGTGGGACAGGCATTACGAGAGGTGTGTCCTTGCCGCCGGAACTGACTGGATGAAGGCGCTGGTCGTTCAGGATTTGAAAGCAATGATTAACCTCGCCGCGTATGCGAAGCAGAAGCGGCTTGCACGGGTAAGGATTGTACCCCTTGAAATCGTCCCCGACATTAACTCGGAGCAGCAGGCTTGTCCCCCCGAATACGAATCCATGATCGTGGGAAGGCTCTCGGAAATAGTAAGATCTGACTATGACCGACTTCCCGCTTTCCTGTTCTCCGATACCCTTGTTGTAAGGGATTCGCCTTCGGCTTTTTCCCTTGCCCAGCGCGGGTACAGAACAGTGACCATCGCCGGCGAGCTTTTTGAGCCGGCGGCCGGTGCAATGGCTCTTGACTACGGCAGCAAACTGTCCAAGCTTACCAAAGCAATCCTATTTGAGGGCTCGGTCGACGGCCTCCGGGTCCTTCTTGAAAGACTCGGCAAGGTGGTTGAGAAG
Coding sequences:
- a CDS encoding chromosome segregation SMC family protein, which translates into the protein MVHIKKLEVYGFKSFGFKNTSVSFEKGLVAVTGPNGSGKSNILDAIMFAIGENSPKAMRVDRFQSLFHDSQNSNHKLVRVNLTFDNSDRGIPIDADSVTLARQMEGQNGESQYILNGKTVSKGAIMDLLEIVLADPNKLNIVQQGMITRISELNSEDRRKIIEDIVGLSYFDEKKAEAMKQLDEADRRLEVAFARMGEIRKRIDELEVERNNQLRYEYLNSEISRLKAVDISNRIRQIKQKLATGRAALQSNMQKSDELSKQLEQLRIQIESLTKEKTEFMRQVDASSRAKAAVASKISQLVHEEERTRATIAENERRISDSERRISIISQRKASLEQNTLAGQGELDKLEIAVENQRRTLESLNGSLAGINQAMEEISAKTSAQLRERQKVEKRLSRLTSLRSALELDAARIEEKLKTIGFKRLSSDNALKTLVAEAEAAKDRISRLSTSTETDAQKLEQILAKIEELAAAKASLQAELDAAAPLMARASSLATKIEERVSVAKKTVNEDVAIAELTRNKDEHGIIGIMHDLLRWDRHYERCVLAAGTDWMKALVVQDLKAMINLAAYAKQKRLARVRIVPLEIVPDINSEQQACPPEYESMIVGRLSEIVRSDYDRLPAFLFSDTLVVRDSPSAFSLAQRGYRTVTIAGELFEPAAGAMALDYGSKLSKLTKAILFEGSVDGLRVLLERLGKVVEKNSHVLRETESALSAAETEKYRLNMALGNSKARLEEELVGVTSKERAALQIQSEIHNIAQEASTLVVALDKAKRRLSLISPAVAKITGKLQAIPSKVELEMQSASKSSERNKLVASADAANRELNRLMVIKNSILGKIAQERVQAQEAGEESSRLLQDIGHARSRLEQLQAELQSQSPRLRELRDEEQKIIDASGNAYAVLQEYESKLKVLSDSDRRLSRENNALEKDSVLLKKEVSDLASEETKLTNDLLFMGYKDSLQEMEVTGAIRELDAELEEVKTKINARADETYVEVIDGYRGMSDRRNQLETERNSIVSFIEKVGTEKKEVFMGAFGSVDSDIRSTFAKMTGGSAWLQIENPEDVFSSGVMLLVQFPNKNVPRESTSLSGGEKTIAAIVFLLALQSLKPSPFYLMDEVDAHLDAQNTERLSKILLERSKNNQIIMVTLKDSTVAKASLIYGVYAREGESYVVKYRNPEQVPLAQIAASESKQ